The window ATCCTTTTGTAGAGAGTATTCAAAATAAGCTGAATATTACTCACCTTCCCATAGTAAATTATTATTTTGATATATTAAAAACTGCCATTGAGAAAACTTACAATATCCAACTTCAAATTACTAACTGGGAAAATAATGAATTCGGCATATGCCTGACTCACGACATCGATCAATGTGAAACAGGCTGGCAAGAGGATGCATTTGCTCAATTTAAGAAACTTCATTTATTATCTATTCTGAAAATATTTTATCAAAGAATTTTCAAACAGGATACCTGGTTTAATTTTAATGAGATTTTAAATATCGAGAAAAAATTCTCTGCACATTCTTCATTCTATTTTTTGAGCAAAAATGGCAAGATTTATTTAGATATCAATAAACTGAATGCTGAAAGAAATGAAAACGATAAAAAATATAAATCGTACAAGAAGCATTCTTTTTTTGCCAGGTATTTCGGCTATCCGGAAGTCTATGAAAATGCTGACTATGCGATCCAACAAAACAAATTTCGGAAAGTCTTTCAGGAAATCCAGGATAGGGGTTCAGAAATCGGAGTTCATGGCAGTATCACCTCGCACTTAAGCGAAGATATGATTCGACAAGAGATCGATGATCTTTCGACGCATATTTACGGTATTCGCTTCCATTATCTCTTTTTCGATCGATCCAGAACATTCGACATCTTAGAAAAATCAGGACTTAAATATGATACAACAATGGGTTTTTCTGAAGAAGTCGGCTTCCGATATGGAATTGCATTCCCTTTTGTTCCATACAATATTTCAGACAATAAACCGTATTCATTTATGGAAATCCCCTTGATTATCATGGAGATGACCTATCGTGTTTATAAAAACACTCCTGTTGATCAAATATTGCCGGATATCATAAGTCTTATGGATGAAGTCCAAAAATTCAATGGATGTCTAACTATTCTGTGGCATAATTCCTATTTTTCTCCCTATAAATATGCTGGATGGCGAGAGATATATGAATCTATTCTAAGAGAAGGAAGAAACAGAAAAGCCGGATTGTTTAGCGGCCTGCAGGTAGGTAATCAATGGAGCAATATTCTAACGTAAATTCAATATGTAGTAATTGGTAATATGAATGACCAGTTGAAAAATGTTAAAAAAAAACCTGCACAAAAGGAGTTGCACTCCCGAATTAACAAAATACCAGGGACTATTAGTCAAAACAACCTTCTT of the candidate division KSB1 bacterium genome contains:
- a CDS encoding polysaccharide deacetylase family protein gives rise to the protein MNPKFKYILGYFKTIYDVPDNISIGYGTTDQKINIHKSNTNYFDSLQPYSIENVKWRKWHNTTIPFLFDPSDEKEILEIREEQAFVRYDILASAFFFLSGWQEFVFMKQKKAWRYPFVESIQNKLNITHLPIVNYYFDILKTAIEKTYNIQLQITNWENNEFGICLTHDIDQCETGWQEDAFAQFKKLHLLSILKIFYQRIFKQDTWFNFNEILNIEKKFSAHSSFYFLSKNGKIYLDINKLNAERNENDKKYKSYKKHSFFARYFGYPEVYENADYAIQQNKFRKVFQEIQDRGSEIGVHGSITSHLSEDMIRQEIDDLSTHIYGIRFHYLFFDRSRTFDILEKSGLKYDTTMGFSEEVGFRYGIAFPFVPYNISDNKPYSFMEIPLIIMEMTYRVYKNTPVDQILPDIISLMDEVQKFNGCLTILWHNSYFSPYKYAGWREIYESILREGRNRKAGLFSGLQVGNQWSNILT